Proteins from a single region of Acidianus ambivalens:
- a CDS encoding glycosyltransferase family 39 protein, with protein sequence MSRKYVDILFYSLLAVIVATYTYFTIKTFLPINAYIGDEVWYPTAAYNMLKLIFHISPPMYFPYPDKPGIETFINICHPPLAKYIMDIFIIVMGYYPLSWRLPSWIIGDLILITGFFFTRDILGKDLIGNLGGIFTSIILASCPNLWVLHGIAMLDIYVAFFSFLSLYFLLKNKLLLSAIFLGLAIASKEPAVMLIFPALYYIGEIERKPIKRAYLGLGIPAFVYLIISLPIIIYEGGPLAWLHAKIANTVVWDISNGHISLDAVTQISEPWDWFLNIHPFNMGHGLYANVNPIIMILWAVTTPLAFVMKNLKMIMTTMFAWSEWLGFVLVYVLGNHTQFSFYVTDFAPFVDSYIVIVLFMIARKFYIKKGEEKNIEENKQNYSGGIS encoded by the coding sequence ATGAGCAGAAAATATGTAGACATTCTCTTCTACTCATTACTTGCCGTAATAGTTGCTACATACACATATTTTACGATAAAAACATTTCTTCCTATTAACGCTTATATAGGTGACGAAGTTTGGTATCCTACTGCAGCATATAATATGCTTAAACTTATTTTTCACATAAGTCCACCAATGTATTTTCCTTATCCGGATAAACCTGGCATTGAGACTTTTATCAATATTTGCCATCCTCCTTTAGCGAAATATATTATGGATATATTTATCATAGTCATGGGCTATTATCCACTATCTTGGAGACTACCCAGCTGGATAATAGGCGATCTTATTTTAATAACTGGATTCTTCTTTACTAGGGATATATTAGGTAAGGATCTAATAGGAAATCTGGGAGGAATTTTTACTTCAATAATATTAGCTTCCTGCCCTAATTTATGGGTACTTCACGGAATAGCAATGCTTGATATATATGTAGCATTCTTCAGTTTTCTTAGTCTTTATTTTCTGTTAAAGAACAAGTTGTTATTGTCAGCTATATTTTTAGGCTTAGCTATAGCTTCAAAAGAACCAGCAGTAATGTTAATTTTCCCTGCGTTATATTACATTGGCGAAATAGAGAGAAAACCGATTAAGAGAGCTTACCTAGGTCTAGGAATTCCAGCATTTGTTTATCTCATTATTTCCTTGCCAATCATAATCTATGAAGGTGGACCTTTAGCTTGGCTTCACGCAAAGATTGCAAATACGGTAGTCTGGGATATAAGCAATGGGCACATATCTTTAGATGCAGTTACTCAAATCTCAGAGCCATGGGATTGGTTTTTAAACATACATCCTTTCAACATGGGCCATGGACTTTATGCTAACGTGAATCCAATTATAATGATTCTATGGGCTGTAACAACTCCTTTGGCTTTTGTAATGAAGAACCTAAAGATGATAATGACTACAATGTTCGCATGGTCAGAATGGCTTGGTTTTGTCTTAGTTTACGTGTTAGGTAATCACACACAATTTAGTTTTTATGTTACAGACTTTGCTCCATTTGTAGACTCGTATATTGTAATAGTGTTATTTATGATAGCAAGAAAGTTTTACATTAAAAAAGGAGAAGAGAAAAATATTGAGGAAAATAAACAAAACTATTCTGGGGGTATTTCCTGA
- a CDS encoding ABC transporter permease, with protein MIEKIMIYEIKRAIARKKVITLIAITFLFEIGVYLSLAEFRTPRIEKLLSPIEDLLWLAGVLLPQSLLIHFISISISSGAMSEEYEQGTVDFFMTKPITRLSFLIGKFLGGYLLVMLIYLLMVALALIFHSLSLEIK; from the coding sequence ATGATTGAGAAGATTATGATTTATGAAATTAAGAGAGCAATTGCAAGAAAGAAGGTAATAACTTTAATTGCAATCACTTTCCTATTCGAAATAGGAGTATATCTTTCCCTAGCTGAGTTTAGAACGCCCAGAATAGAAAAATTATTATCTCCTATAGAAGATTTGTTATGGTTAGCAGGAGTACTTTTACCGCAAAGCTTGCTAATTCACTTTATTTCCATTTCTATTTCATCTGGGGCAATGTCTGAGGAATACGAACAAGGCACAGTAGATTTCTTCATGACTAAACCTATTACAAGATTATCATTTTTAATAGGTAAATTCTTGGGAGGCTATTTGTTAGTAATGTTAATCTATCTACTTATGGTAGCATTAGCGTTAATTTTTCATTCTCTTTCTTTGGAAATCAAGTAG
- a CDS encoding MMPL family transporter: MNSRFSEFISKKWYVVLIIWIIVLAISAPFSTLFFKSVSYQINISTPGSTSAQAENIVSKYFHLQGASGANAILIIEGNVTPYSLFLANLTSYENITVISYYSLERNLLNTTLSKLQNSTNSLYLKILEIKSGEIKAENNLSCKYIELNNTIVKLEELNYGTKKVEVAFINVSNEINETTIRLYQLHQGMLNNLSTFCKIKEGEIEINSTAHNVSLFLYGYTSLFLKNFLEIYNETHNFTYSSEKAFEEVSKLINNVNESKFFYAFYKFWLESDCTNFVQRAQISIENASLLIPNNSFILYLENYINISNFEENLPYYEFTVNYINETKHVPLELAEELYYNQPKDVLLNIYSEKTGLNETFLQEVLNQTNFKELAYDLILSKANVTERPFISAVYYNLSKSPYEFAVDYVSSQYNVSPTLVSEISNFTEYSQYVNFVSLQASNESKLPQWFFQQLLYYHNISNLTAYLISPKLSKLQPILNASNITPKEFLIYLQTATNDSVYNLTAKLISNYVNFTPIICVNRSLLQEVLSRNESVSSLVSELIRDNEFPVTPIPNITDALYYKNYYLIIMKGNFTINEAKDFQNCVKNIIPLTSYLTGPKPIDQQLRGLANSAFAIAIPVGIALAIIITGIYFRSFVAAFVPLGIYLSAFLVSSVLIWLIVIKLLGITVDFLTPSQVLLLALGLGTDYVVFISSRYIEERRNGLSKDEAAKEAVRWGGRAVTLTALVVMLSFLFLYIYNVPLVSDTSISEMLAVFVVWLSATTLFTSILKAAGDKLFFPAKFNRNNNNKSYSVSRPATKVGIFVTLVVIFSMIALSMPLSTNILGLMPPSQASEGVNLLSQEFTTSNVFPIYVVVPISTFNQTTYNYAVHIYKELSSIPGVTAVESPVSPYGGLIPYCKLSEYNYTEYISHGYMLFVVNQKYPPFSTQAFGVVENIESLHIGYVGGGPVDLYNILHFIETDFLEIFLLITVTMYVLLVIMTRSFSVSGVVIFTIMSAVGITLGLERLIFVNILGYGIFAVVPLFLVAIIIGIGMDYNIFLIARIHEEIEKGENMETAVGKSVKAIGKTIIFLGLIFAGTMGSLMLVKAAILQEIGFALSVAAILETSLLWYYLAPSLLVLLYRKFKIRPKMLI; the protein is encoded by the coding sequence ATGAATTCAAGGTTTTCAGAGTTTATTTCAAAAAAATGGTACGTTGTGCTCATTATATGGATTATTGTGCTCGCAATATCTGCACCTTTTTCAACCCTTTTCTTCAAGAGCGTTAGTTATCAAATAAACATATCGACACCAGGTAGTACTTCTGCCCAAGCTGAGAACATAGTTTCAAAATATTTTCACTTGCAAGGAGCTTCTGGGGCTAACGCGATTCTAATAATAGAAGGAAACGTTACTCCATATTCATTATTTTTGGCAAATTTAACTTCATACGAAAATATAACAGTTATAAGTTATTACTCTCTAGAAAGGAATTTACTAAATACTACATTATCAAAATTACAGAATTCAACAAACTCTCTTTACCTAAAAATCCTGGAGATAAAGAGTGGAGAAATTAAAGCTGAAAATAATCTTAGTTGTAAATACATAGAGTTAAATAATACTATCGTAAAATTAGAGGAACTAAATTATGGAACAAAAAAAGTCGAAGTTGCATTTATTAACGTTAGTAACGAAATTAATGAAACTACAATTAGGCTTTATCAGCTTCACCAAGGAATGCTGAATAATTTATCAACATTCTGTAAAATAAAGGAAGGAGAAATAGAAATAAACTCTACAGCACATAATGTATCACTTTTCCTTTATGGCTACACTTCCTTATTTTTAAAGAATTTCCTGGAAATATACAATGAAACGCATAACTTCACATACTCTAGCGAAAAAGCTTTCGAAGAAGTAAGCAAACTAATAAATAACGTGAACGAGAGTAAATTCTTCTATGCGTTCTATAAATTCTGGCTAGAGAGTGACTGCACAAACTTCGTACAAAGAGCACAGATAAGCATAGAAAACGCATCGTTGCTTATTCCCAATAATTCATTCATTTTATATTTAGAAAACTATATAAATATAAGCAATTTTGAAGAAAATCTTCCTTACTATGAGTTTACAGTAAATTATATTAATGAGACAAAACACGTACCTCTCGAACTTGCTGAGGAGTTGTACTATAATCAACCTAAAGATGTACTATTAAACATCTATTCAGAAAAGACCGGACTTAACGAAACATTTCTCCAGGAGGTTTTAAACCAAACAAACTTCAAGGAACTTGCTTATGATCTTATACTTTCTAAGGCTAATGTAACTGAGAGACCATTCATTTCTGCAGTTTATTATAATTTAAGTAAATCCCCTTATGAATTTGCAGTAGATTACGTAAGTTCTCAGTATAACGTTTCCCCGACTTTAGTTAGCGAAATAAGTAATTTTACTGAATATTCGCAATATGTTAACTTCGTTTCCCTCCAGGCTTCTAACGAAAGTAAATTGCCGCAATGGTTCTTCCAACAGTTACTCTATTATCATAATATAAGTAACTTAACCGCATATCTTATCTCACCTAAGTTAAGCAAACTTCAACCAATACTTAACGCTTCAAACATAACTCCTAAAGAATTCTTAATTTATTTGCAAACTGCCACTAACGACAGCGTGTATAATTTAACTGCAAAATTAATAAGCAATTATGTCAATTTTACTCCAATAATATGTGTAAATAGAAGTCTATTACAAGAAGTTCTTTCTAGGAACGAAAGTGTATCTTCATTAGTTTCAGAACTGATTAGAGACAACGAATTCCCAGTGACGCCAATTCCAAATATTACGGATGCATTGTACTATAAGAATTACTATTTGATTATAATGAAAGGAAATTTCACAATAAATGAGGCAAAGGATTTTCAAAATTGTGTTAAAAATATAATTCCTTTAACCTCTTACTTAACCGGACCTAAACCTATAGATCAACAACTTAGAGGATTAGCTAATAGCGCTTTTGCAATAGCAATCCCGGTTGGAATAGCTCTAGCTATAATAATTACTGGAATATATTTCAGATCATTTGTAGCGGCTTTCGTTCCTTTAGGAATATACTTATCAGCATTCTTAGTATCTTCTGTATTAATATGGCTTATAGTAATAAAACTCCTAGGCATAACTGTTGACTTCCTAACTCCTAGCCAAGTGTTATTATTAGCTTTAGGACTTGGCACAGATTACGTAGTTTTCATCTCAAGTAGATACATAGAAGAAAGGAGAAACGGCTTATCAAAAGATGAGGCAGCAAAAGAAGCAGTAAGATGGGGAGGAAGGGCAGTAACTTTAACTGCACTTGTAGTAATGCTATCTTTCTTGTTCCTTTACATTTACAATGTACCGCTGGTTTCTGATACTTCAATTTCTGAAATGCTAGCAGTATTTGTAGTATGGCTTTCTGCAACTACTCTTTTCACGTCAATATTAAAGGCAGCAGGAGATAAGTTATTCTTCCCAGCAAAGTTTAATAGAAATAATAATAACAAAAGTTATTCAGTCTCCAGACCAGCTACTAAGGTAGGAATATTTGTTACTTTGGTAGTAATTTTCTCGATGATAGCATTATCTATGCCATTAAGTACCAATATACTAGGTCTAATGCCACCTTCTCAAGCAAGTGAAGGAGTTAACCTATTAAGTCAAGAATTTACTACGTCAAACGTATTTCCAATATATGTAGTAGTACCTATTTCAACCTTCAATCAAACTACCTACAACTATGCGGTTCACATATACAAAGAACTTTCATCTATACCTGGGGTTACTGCTGTTGAGTCTCCAGTATCGCCTTACGGTGGACTAATTCCATACTGCAAACTATCAGAATATAATTATACTGAGTACATATCGCATGGATATATGTTATTTGTAGTAAATCAAAAATACCCACCCTTCTCAACTCAAGCTTTCGGAGTTGTAGAAAATATAGAGAGCTTGCATATAGGTTATGTAGGAGGAGGACCAGTAGACCTTTATAATATATTACACTTTATAGAGACAGACTTTCTGGAAATATTCTTGTTAATTACTGTTACTATGTACGTGTTGTTAGTAATTATGACTAGATCATTCTCAGTTTCAGGAGTTGTAATATTTACTATAATGTCTGCAGTAGGAATAACACTGGGCTTAGAGAGGTTAATATTTGTAAATATCTTAGGCTATGGAATTTTTGCAGTTGTACCGCTATTTTTAGTTGCGATAATAATTGGAATTGGGATGGATTATAACATATTCCTAATAGCAAGAATTCATGAAGAAATAGAGAAAGGAGAGAACATGGAAACAGCAGTAGGGAAGAGCGTTAAAGCTATTGGAAAGACTATCATATTCTTAGGCTTAATATTTGCTGGAACCATGGGATCTTTAATGTTAGTAAAAGCAGCAATACTACAGGAAATTGGATTTGCTTTATCAGTTGCAGCAATCCTGGAGACCTCGCTTTTATGGTATTATCTAGCACCGTCATTACTCGTATTACTATATAGAAAGTTCAAAATAAGACCTAAAATGTTAATCTAA
- a CDS encoding transferase codes for MPDGKIPLQAEVYLDGEKVEAKVFLHVKGYKRARVTHIDVEGDRIKGLLRPRHSVYPLVEWKGNEAIFPINEHKIRIIIPEITLNFNGNLYVGGKGKGIFLGFHRNEIRQLEEIAKQKGVEPIGRESKA; via the coding sequence ATGCCAGACGGCAAGATACCTTTACAAGCCGAAGTTTATCTAGATGGTGAGAAAGTTGAAGCTAAGGTTTTCCTCCACGTTAAAGGATATAAGAGAGCTAGAGTTACTCATATAGACGTTGAAGGAGACAGAATCAAAGGTTTATTAAGACCTAGGCATTCAGTGTATCCTCTTGTTGAATGGAAAGGAAATGAAGCGATATTTCCGATAAATGAACACAAAATAAGGATAATAATACCAGAGATTACATTAAATTTTAATGGGAATCTTTACGTCGGTGGAAAGGGTAAGGGAATTTTTCTCGGCTTTCATAGAAATGAAATTAGACAGCTAGAAGAAATAGCTAAACAGAAAGGTGTAGAACCAATTGGCAGAGAGTCTAAAGCTTAA
- a CDS encoding AAA family ATPase: MRLSVLSTKGGVGKSTIALLLSKYFSQNGVKTLLIDRDPLGWVSNLAKIKGKGLLASIVDKEEDKQTYFKEVKTKDGGDFYILKLYGDGARFYVDLDIIRRDEKLYKKIKEKYQEIVRNGFQAFIVDNPSMVQWNDDEVQCELRIFRETFPDEKIFRLYISDSSEISIESTLKYIKEIEQTPHKIGQYLGIVINLVPPFPEDLDKAMRLANKFEGIKVVIPFIESLFMLNDINVEIPEQVKYLGKEILKLNNKV; encoded by the coding sequence ATGAGACTTTCAGTACTAAGTACTAAAGGCGGAGTCGGTAAATCGACTATAGCACTACTTTTATCAAAATATTTTTCACAGAATGGAGTAAAGACTTTACTAATTGATAGAGATCCATTAGGTTGGGTATCTAATTTAGCTAAAATAAAAGGAAAAGGATTATTAGCTTCAATAGTGGACAAAGAAGAAGATAAGCAAACCTATTTTAAAGAAGTTAAAACAAAAGATGGAGGAGATTTTTACATTCTTAAGCTATATGGAGATGGGGCTAGGTTCTACGTAGATTTAGATATTATTAGAAGAGACGAAAAATTGTACAAAAAAATTAAGGAAAAATATCAAGAAATAGTTAGAAACGGATTTCAAGCGTTTATAGTAGATAATCCTTCAATGGTACAATGGAATGACGATGAAGTACAATGCGAATTAAGAATATTTAGGGAAACTTTTCCAGATGAAAAAATATTCAGGCTATATATATCAGATTCGAGCGAAATTTCTATAGAGTCGACCCTTAAATACATAAAAGAAATAGAGCAAACCCCTCATAAAATTGGCCAATATTTAGGAATTGTAATAAATCTTGTTCCTCCTTTTCCAGAGGATTTAGATAAGGCAATGAGATTAGCCAATAAGTTTGAAGGAATAAAAGTAGTTATTCCGTTTATTGAAAGTCTTTTCATGCTTAATGACATTAATGTAGAAATCCCTGAACAAGTAAAATATCTTGGAAAGGAAATTTTAAAGTTAAATAATAAAGTTTAA
- a CDS encoding ABC transporter permease, with product MEIKRIISKLYAFLYIRGFKVWSSYRTQVILTVLSWTLPVFTYYFIGTSLGNKVVQDIHVTNYTRFFVIGLAFQGYVSSVITTISQRIRNEQLYGTIEYYVLSKSGVLSFLIYSAIWGFTINTINAVIILTIGDLLGVRYEINILSTLVLTLLLISSTLGIAFMSAAFTMIIKQGNPISFFFSTFTTLLGGVVFPVTIMPPEVTYISYALPLTWALNGLRNAMLYGYGIFQVLKCIEILLLFNIILIPLGLLMYSFSFKKAREKGTLGEY from the coding sequence ATGGAGATTAAGAGAATAATAAGTAAACTTTACGCCTTCCTCTATATTAGAGGATTTAAAGTATGGTCTTCATATAGAACTCAAGTTATACTTACTGTTCTTTCATGGACTTTACCAGTATTTACTTACTATTTCATTGGGACCTCACTTGGGAATAAGGTAGTACAAGATATTCACGTAACAAATTATACGAGATTCTTTGTAATAGGCTTAGCGTTTCAAGGATACGTATCTTCTGTCATAACTACAATAAGCCAAAGAATAAGGAATGAGCAGCTTTATGGCACAATAGAATATTATGTTCTTTCAAAATCTGGGGTCCTATCATTTTTAATTTATTCCGCAATATGGGGATTTACGATAAATACTATCAATGCGGTAATTATTCTAACAATAGGCGATCTGCTAGGAGTAAGATACGAAATTAATATATTAAGCACATTAGTGTTAACTTTACTTTTAATCTCGTCTACGTTAGGTATAGCTTTTATGTCTGCAGCATTTACAATGATAATAAAGCAAGGAAATCCCATCTCTTTCTTCTTCTCCACTTTTACAACTCTTTTAGGTGGAGTAGTGTTTCCAGTAACAATAATGCCGCCAGAAGTAACATATATAAGCTACGCACTACCACTAACGTGGGCTTTAAACGGATTAAGAAATGCTATGCTTTATGGATATGGTATATTTCAAGTTTTAAAGTGTATAGAGATTCTTTTACTGTTTAACATTATTCTA
- a CDS encoding APC family permease, with protein sequence MAQRKDLFIRESSGLVREISPWASLSATFGLVTGGVPILILSWLFTAPGANWVLSFLLMLPPTLGMAFLFYIAGISMPRAGGDYVFNSRAVHPAIGFINYFGLFVAFALSLGYYSYLAAQWFGYLFSSIGLAYSNQFFLSLGCWFSSTTGSVVIGILVVFLSIILSIIPRVQWRFVFWGGIITLISSIIMFVFLLQITPTSFSTALSSSTGIPNAYNEVINDAMSNGLKFYPSLYATFLAGPVIWYYYTWYNLPASWSGEMKQVRKNVLYSIIVAILIISAYYILFTYINLRAFGCRFLTSWSYISNCGINDPVYKSLSSIGDFTPYFALIVDHNLLIFMIMFIALWLPNFYSNPPLVTSLVRYLFSWSFDRLMPSWLADVNENLKAPVKATLLVGAMGIIGVLLYAFNTVVALVDVTVIFEIGYAIFALSVALMPYVRKQVYERSVPIKRKILGIPLVSLIGFPVFAFLMFILAITRGNPILLPINIETLASLGIIYVTGSIIYIIATQLNKRKGIEVSLLFQEIPPE encoded by the coding sequence ATGGCCCAAAGAAAAGATTTATTCATTAGGGAATCCTCCGGGTTAGTAAGAGAAATAAGTCCTTGGGCTTCATTATCGGCAACCTTTGGATTAGTTACCGGAGGAGTTCCTATTTTAATATTAAGTTGGCTTTTTACAGCTCCTGGAGCAAATTGGGTTTTATCATTCCTCTTAATGCTACCGCCAACACTAGGAATGGCTTTCTTATTTTATATTGCTGGTATATCAATGCCTAGAGCCGGAGGAGATTATGTATTTAATAGTAGAGCTGTTCATCCTGCTATTGGTTTTATCAATTATTTTGGACTTTTTGTGGCTTTTGCACTGTCCTTAGGATACTATAGCTACTTGGCGGCACAGTGGTTTGGTTATTTATTTTCCTCTATAGGTTTAGCTTACTCTAATCAATTTTTCCTTAGCTTAGGTTGTTGGTTTTCTAGCACTACTGGAAGTGTAGTTATTGGAATATTAGTAGTTTTCCTTTCAATTATATTATCTATAATTCCTAGAGTTCAATGGCGTTTCGTATTTTGGGGAGGAATAATAACCCTTATCTCATCAATAATAATGTTTGTATTCCTCCTTCAAATAACACCTACATCCTTCTCTACAGCATTATCTTCTTCAACTGGCATTCCTAACGCATATAATGAAGTAATAAATGACGCAATGTCTAATGGACTAAAATTCTATCCCTCATTATATGCTACCTTTCTTGCTGGTCCAGTAATATGGTACTACTATACCTGGTATAATTTACCTGCATCTTGGTCTGGAGAAATGAAACAAGTGAGGAAAAACGTTTTATACTCAATTATAGTTGCCATTTTAATAATATCTGCTTACTATATACTATTTACTTACATAAATTTAAGAGCATTTGGCTGTAGATTCTTAACCTCCTGGAGTTACATTAGTAATTGTGGGATCAACGATCCTGTTTATAAATCACTGTCATCCATAGGAGACTTCACTCCATATTTTGCATTAATAGTTGATCACAATTTACTCATCTTCATGATAATGTTCATAGCTTTATGGCTTCCTAACTTCTATAGTAATCCCCCTTTAGTAACTTCCTTAGTAAGATACTTATTCTCATGGTCATTTGATAGATTAATGCCATCTTGGTTAGCTGACGTTAATGAAAATCTAAAGGCTCCAGTTAAAGCTACATTACTTGTAGGCGCTATGGGAATAATTGGAGTTCTACTTTATGCATTTAATACAGTTGTTGCATTAGTAGACGTTACTGTAATTTTTGAAATAGGTTACGCAATATTCGCTTTATCAGTAGCATTAATGCCTTATGTAAGGAAACAAGTTTATGAAAGATCAGTTCCAATAAAGAGAAAAATCTTGGGAATTCCTTTAGTTAGTTTAATTGGCTTTCCAGTATTCGCTTTCTTAATGTTTATCTTAGCTATAACTCGGGGAAATCCGATTCTTTTGCCAATTAATATTGAAACTTTAGCTAGCTTAGGAATAATATATGTTACTGGTAGCATAATATACATAATAGCGACACAGTTAAATAAAAGGAAGGGAATAGAAGTGTCTTTACTATTTCAGGAAATACCCCCAGAATAG
- a CDS encoding ABC transporter ATP-binding protein produces the protein MIETVDLTKIFKIKRKEIKALDSVSINVEKGKIGALVGHNGAGKTTLLKILSTLVLPTSGDAFINGYSVTREEKKVRENIGLVTVSERAFYYRLTALDNLIFFSSLQGLSLGDARKRANQLLDFVGLSEWKNVPYMKFSTGMQKKLALARALITDPPVLLMDEPTLGLDLVSAREFRATIRKLKEKNKTILLSSHYLREIEELADIIFLIKRGKIVASGTLDELKRMTGKVLEVITHEINNEIRKFVIYSTDKEYILRIPETEIDKVTVHYKEVEEKDPTLDDIYIHFVGEVEEDIGRGRSGPWRLRE, from the coding sequence TTGATTGAGACTGTAGACTTAACAAAGATTTTTAAAATAAAGAGAAAAGAAATAAAAGCCCTTGATTCTGTTAGTATAAATGTTGAAAAAGGCAAAATTGGAGCACTTGTAGGTCATAATGGCGCAGGAAAAACTACTTTACTTAAGATTTTATCAACATTAGTATTACCAACTTCTGGAGATGCGTTTATCAATGGTTATAGTGTAACCAGAGAGGAAAAGAAAGTTAGAGAAAACATAGGGTTAGTAACAGTAAGCGAGAGAGCTTTCTATTACAGACTAACGGCATTAGATAATTTAATTTTCTTTTCAAGTTTACAAGGACTATCTTTAGGTGATGCTAGAAAGAGAGCAAACCAATTACTAGATTTTGTAGGCTTATCTGAATGGAAAAATGTACCTTACATGAAATTTAGTACGGGAATGCAGAAAAAATTAGCTTTAGCTAGAGCATTAATAACTGACCCTCCAGTACTTTTAATGGATGAGCCTACGTTAGGGTTAGATCTAGTTTCAGCAAGGGAATTTAGAGCTACTATAAGGAAATTAAAGGAAAAGAACAAGACAATTCTATTATCTTCCCATTATTTAAGAGAGATAGAAGAGTTAGCTGATATCATATTCCTAATAAAAAGAGGTAAAATAGTTGCTAGTGGCACTTTAGACGAGTTAAAAAGAATGACTGGAAAAGTCTTGGAAGTTATAACCCATGAAATAAATAACGAGATTAGGAAATTTGTTATTTATTCCACTGATAAGGAGTACATTTTACGAATACCAGAGACAGAAATTGATAAAGTTACAGTACATTATAAAGAAGTGGAAGAAAAAGATCCAACATTAGATGATATTTATATTCATTTCGTAGGAGAAGTAGAAGAGGATATAGGCAGGGGGAGAAGCGGACCATGGAGATTAAGAGAATAA
- a CDS encoding ABC transporter ATP-binding protein, whose amino-acid sequence MIIAKGIRKKYGNKSALNGVSLKAEKGKITAILGPNGAGKTTLIRIILGLIFPDDGEVRILDKDPFKDKSIFKKIGYIQELPNLPPFLTGREVLEFSAKIKGVDKSEIPKLLEMVGMTENADKKIAKYSKGMIQRIAIAEAMLGNPEVLIMDEPNMGTDPVLITNFRSMVKNIAKDGRKVLMTSHEMEDVKKIADKVYFIFKGSVYFEGTVEDLIKRFLGIRVIVETEDIENLKAEANKINFIKGVEEEGKNKVILTLTEDKREELIKRLVLAGVRIRSFYLDNELEEAYLNIVKEAMSND is encoded by the coding sequence ATGATAATTGCGAAAGGAATAAGAAAGAAATATGGAAATAAATCGGCATTAAACGGAGTTAGTTTAAAGGCAGAAAAAGGTAAAATAACTGCTATATTGGGCCCTAACGGAGCTGGAAAGACTACTTTAATCAGAATCATTTTGGGCTTGATTTTTCCAGACGATGGTGAAGTTAGAATTTTAGATAAAGATCCATTTAAGGATAAATCAATATTCAAAAAGATAGGTTATATTCAAGAATTACCTAATCTCCCCCCTTTCCTTACTGGGAGGGAAGTACTTGAATTCTCTGCAAAGATAAAGGGTGTTGATAAATCCGAAATTCCTAAACTTCTTGAAATGGTAGGAATGACAGAAAATGCTGATAAGAAAATTGCAAAATATAGTAAAGGAATGATACAAAGAATAGCTATAGCCGAAGCAATGCTTGGTAATCCTGAAGTTCTAATAATGGATGAACCTAATATGGGTACTGACCCAGTATTAATAACAAACTTTAGAAGTATGGTAAAAAATATTGCAAAAGACGGTAGGAAAGTTCTAATGACTTCGCATGAAATGGAAGACGTAAAGAAAATTGCAGACAAAGTTTATTTCATCTTTAAAGGTTCTGTGTATTTTGAAGGAACTGTAGAGGATTTAATAAAGAGATTTTTAGGGATAAGGGTAATAGTAGAAACTGAAGATATTGAAAACCTAAAGGCTGAAGCAAACAAAATAAACTTTATCAAGGGAGTGGAAGAGGAAGGTAAAAATAAGGTTATCTTAACTCTTACTGAGGATAAGAGGGAAGAACTTATTAAAAGGTTGGTTTTGGCTGGAGTAAGAATTAGGTCTTTTTACTTAGATAACGAACTAGAGGAGGCATACTTAAACATAGTTAAAGAGGCAATGTCTAATGATTGA